A window from Balaenoptera musculus isolate JJ_BM4_2016_0621 chromosome 8, mBalMus1.pri.v3, whole genome shotgun sequence encodes these proteins:
- the LOC118899328 gene encoding LOW QUALITY PROTEIN: calcitonin receptor-stimulating peptide 2-like (The sequence of the model RefSeq protein was modified relative to this genomic sequence to represent the inferred CDS: inserted 1 base in 1 codon) translates to MGFWKFPPFLVLSIPVLNQAGMLQAAPFRWALENGFDPATLTSKEMCLLLAAMMNDYVQMKARELKQETGGLQVSITAQKRSCNTATYVTHKXAGWLSRSGSVVKNNFMPANVGSKAFGRRRSDLQA, encoded by the exons ATGGGCTTCTGGAAGTTCCCCCCGTTCCTGGTCCTCAGCATTCCGGTCCTGAACCAGGCAGGCATGCTCCAGGCAGCGCCATTCAG GTGGGCCTTGGAGAATGGCTTTGATCCTGCTACACTCACCAGTAAGGAAATGTGCCTCCTACTGGCTGCAATGATGAATGATTATGTGCAGATGAAGGCCCGTGAGCTGAAGCAAGAGACAGGAGGGCTTCAGGTAAG CATCACTGCCCAGAAGAGATCCTGTAACACTGCCACCTATGTGACCCATA ATGCAGGCTGGCTGAGCAGATCTGGGAGCGTGGTTAAGAACAACTTCATGCCCGCCAACGTGGGCTCCAAAGCCTTTGGCCGGCGCCGCAGTGACCTTCAGGCCTGA